A single window of Campylobacter concisus DNA harbors:
- a CDS encoding peptidase M48: MKKFLLTLLATSLLFTGCSSVTKAGVVGADRKQFMLVSSEAMEQSSAQAYVKTLTAARSKGELNVDPILTKRVQDIAKRLIAQTGVFRDDALKWKWQVNVINEDTLNAWCMPGGRIVVYSGIIKRLNLTDAQLAAVMGHEIAHALREHSREQASADQMKSIGIFAIATATGLGDLGANALNLASEYTISLPFSRSHETEADHIGTELMARAGYDPKEAVEVWVKMSKMSGGKVPEILSTHPSNESRIKDLKEIAAKLEPVYQAAKRG, translated from the coding sequence ATGAAAAAATTTTTACTTACATTGTTAGCGACTAGTTTGCTCTTCACTGGCTGCTCAAGCGTTACAAAAGCAGGCGTTGTTGGTGCTGATCGTAAGCAATTTATGTTAGTCTCATCAGAAGCTATGGAGCAAAGCTCAGCCCAAGCATACGTAAAGACGCTAACAGCTGCTAGAAGCAAAGGCGAGCTAAATGTTGATCCGATCCTTACAAAAAGAGTTCAAGATATCGCTAAAAGGCTCATCGCTCAAACTGGCGTTTTTAGGGATGACGCTCTAAAATGGAAGTGGCAAGTAAATGTCATTAATGAAGACACACTAAATGCTTGGTGTATGCCAGGGGGAAGGATAGTCGTCTATAGTGGCATCATAAAAAGGCTAAATTTAACAGATGCACAGTTAGCTGCAGTCATGGGACACGAGATCGCACACGCTCTTAGGGAGCACAGCAGAGAGCAAGCAAGTGCTGATCAGATGAAAAGCATCGGCATCTTTGCAATAGCCACAGCTACTGGTCTTGGCGATCTTGGAGCTAATGCTCTAAATTTGGCTAGCGAATACACCATATCTCTGCCGTTTTCTCGCTCGCATGAAACCGAGGCTGATCACATCGGTACTGAGCTAATGGCAAGAGCCGGATACGATCCAAAAGAAGCGGTCGAAGTCTGGGTAAAAATGAGCAAGATGAGTGGCGGAAAGGTGCCTGAAATTTTAAGCACGCACCCATCGAACGAGAGTAGGATAAAAGACCTAAAAGAGATCGCAGCAAAACTTGAGCCGGTTTATCAAGCTGCTAAAAGAGGCTAG
- a CDS encoding chemotaxis protein: MLKVEVIYKFCIVCALACGICLLAFTGLNFAMGEYNEWMMSAHKFAGVLIVCAVILHLFNRRRKLVKLINEMIDVTTHRKNPTMCNMDRIIASLEPYSISEISRMLGFDEALFCKSLHENDVKFNSPSQTLRQIARLNDEKIFFVLVLIVEAKFGKRFCGAVSCSIGRKF; this comes from the coding sequence TTGCTAAAAGTAGAAGTGATATATAAATTTTGTATCGTCTGTGCTCTTGCCTGTGGGATCTGCCTGCTTGCATTTACTGGGCTAAATTTCGCCATGGGCGAGTATAATGAGTGGATGATGAGCGCGCACAAATTTGCAGGAGTTTTGATCGTTTGTGCTGTGATCTTGCACCTTTTTAACCGCAGAAGAAAGCTAGTAAAGCTCATAAATGAGATGATCGATGTCACCACGCACCGCAAAAATCCAACTATGTGCAACATGGACCGCATCATCGCCTCGCTTGAGCCTTACAGCATCAGTGAAATTTCACGCATGCTTGGCTTTGACGAGGCCCTGTTTTGCAAGAGTTTGCACGAAAATGATGTTAAATTTAATAGTCCTAGCCAGACTTTGCGTCAGATCGCACGGCTAAATGATGAGAAGATATTTTTCGTGCTTGTGCTCATCGTCGAGGCCAAATTTGGCAAGAGATTTTGCGGTGCGGTAAGTTGCAGCATCGGGAGAAAATTTTAG